The DNA window GTCTTTCGCAATGAAAAATTTAGCCGGGATATTCGCTCTGCTATATACGACGTACTTTACTCCTTGGTCTCTGTGAATGGCCCAGCAATGACGAAGCAGAACGTGAATTCTCTCACAAGTGTCCTTCGCGCTTGCTGTCTTGACGTCTCATGTTCCACTGAAGAATCCACGCCGCCTCAAAACACTCAGTCTGATTCGAAGTCAAAGTCAAAGACTGGCCAAACCACAGCAAACGCGGACTCATTTTTGAATCCCGAATTACAAAAAGCCCGCGATGCACAATCATCTTTACGATCCCCTGAACTCCAACACGCAGCATCTAGACTCTTGCAGGTCGCGCTTGTCTCTGTGCCTGCTGCACTCTTTACACCCTCGTTGCGGGCCGAGATCGACCGCACGATCATTCTGACTGCGGACAAGAACGCCATGCTTGCTAGTGTTCTCAACCCCGTCCCGGCCATCAAGGGCCGCGGCGCAGGATCCAGTATCATGCCGTTCCTGGTTCGGGGCTACGCTGACCagatggaggtggaggcCTTGGTTCGGCCGAGAATGCCGGTGTTGATGACTGCACCCGAGCTCGACGCCCAGGCTGACgctgaagatgaggatgaggacatgCAGGACGAGATGTACGATGCCGCCCCTAAAACTTCCGACTTCCTTCGACAGCCTGTGCCTGTACTTACTCCAGGCCCGGCATTGGAGTCACCCATCGCGGCAGATGCCTCGAAACCGTTACACAAGCGGGCATACGCTGAAGAAGCCATCATTCAACCCGCCAGCTCCTCTAAGCCATCGGAGAAGACAGATGTGCAACCGAAGAAAGCAAGGTTCGGAGAAAGTCTTCCAAAGGAAGGGAAAACACCTGTGACTGAAGAGCCTGCCACTTCGGTCACACAGGCAGTCTCTGCCCCCATGCCCGTGTCCACGGGCACCCGAACTGATATGCCAAGTGCGCAATCACAGCCTCCATCCACGCTCCAAACGCctgcatctgcatcagcGGCATCACTAGCTGTTgatgacagcgacgacgagTTGCCCACATTGAACATCGAGTCCGACACTGActccgaggatgaagatgacgatgtcCCCATGTTGGGATGAAAAATATAAATCATGTATGAATAGATAGACAACGATATCAAAAAACTCTTGTATTCTCTGTACAATCCGAATAAAATATTCTAGGTCTATGTGGGTTACATCACTCGCACACCACTGCCCCAGTAGGATCCATCGCTCCAATACCGAAACCAAggcctcctccaacaccaccagcccTCTCCATTTGCGAGCCCCAACCCGCGAAGCGGACTAACAGGAACCGGCTCCATCAACCACAGACCACCCCTTGCAAAATCATCTGCAATGAAAGCGCCCGAGAAGAGCAGCCAGCAGAAAACAAAGATTGCATTGGCAGCGCGCTTCAATGAGCGCGGCGCGGCACGAAGAGGCAGTTTCGGGAGGATCGATGTCTTGAACACACGCTCCGCGATGACTGCGACACTCTGCATGCAGAAGAACAACATCGTGCCCGAGACGGGACGCGTATTGGGCAGCTGAGTGTAGCTTCCGCAAGCATGCACGAAGCCGCTGAGCGAGAATGCCACCACAACATGCGCCATGTGTCGGATCTGCGCGTGAGCGGTCCATTGTTctgggaggagggagagaagcCAGTTGGCTGCTGCGGTAAATCCGTAGCGGAAGAGCTGATGCCACCATCGACCCCAGCAGCCTGTCAGGCCGTGGTCGAGGATTGGGGAGATAAAGGGCCCGAAGGTATCGCCGTAGAGCCAAGGGACATTGAGCGGAGCGGCTGTTAGGGCTTGGGATGCATTGGGGAACGCGAGTGACAAGCCCAGGAAGATAAGCGGGTTGAAGGAGGTCACGAAGTTGAGTGCAACGAAGACACCAAGGCAGCTGAGCACTAAGTGATAGGCGCGCGTGAGGAGAGGGTGTAAAGCGAAGTGGTGGAATGGGaatggcggcggggagtCCGGAGGAGCTGTGCCTCGGAAGTAGGGATCGCGCATCATTAGGACCTTGAGGATGTCTAGTAAGAGGTATGTCTTCAGACAAGTGAAGAGGGCAGATTGGAGGCATTGTTTGGCGGTTGTATAAGTGGCGTCCGATGCTTTCAGTTTGTTTGAGTCGAATCCCGGATGGAGTTGGGCATGCACggatggagggagaggtCCTAGATGGGGCGCTCGCCAGTTCCATTCGGGTCCCCGTAGATTGAACAGGAGGCCAGCACACCATTCGATGCGATGTCCCAGATGCTGGGGGTAGGATTGCCAATGAAACTGGTCAATTTGTCGTGCGGATGATGCAATCGCTTTGGTATTGGGGGTTTTGGAGGTCTGCTTGACAACGGTACCTCCATTGCTTTGGTCATGAGCATGTACCTCTCTGTCAAGGAGCAAACAgtcttggtcttcttcggGATTGCCCTCGACCTTCGTCAATGACATACATTGGGCGCTGCCATGAGACTGAACGTCTCCAACAGACCACCGTTCAATCCGCTGGAAATCATGTTCGAGATCGCTAAACGCAACGAGTATAGTACTCCACACGAGCCACCACGCAGTCAGCAGTCCAACCATATATCCATTAGCCCCGAGCAAGGCCCGACGGCTGCTGAAGACATCCGCCGCTAGGGCGAGACAGATCGTAAAGATCAACGGCCGAGCATACTGTATGTGGCGCGGAATGACCAAGCCGATCCACGGGAGGATATTGAAGATGACGGCATGGTAAAGAAAGACTGGTTTGTAAATGCCCTTTTCTAGCAAGGCATCGAGCTTGCGTTCATGGTTCTGGACGATCTCCCAGTAGGGTCTATGGGGATCGGCCATGCGGGAGTGGCGCCCGCTCAGACGCGCTAAGACAGGCGGGCGACCCGGGGATCTTTGGGCTTGGGGGACGGGGGGGTGAAGACCAGAGCTGAAAAGGCCACGAGGTTCGAGAGATCTCAAGGATAGGGatcgtctcttcttctctttcccgTCATGTCCAGTCAACAAACACAGCGAAAGAAAGTGGCACACCCTGACGTAAAGCGTCACGTGCAGTCGTGTTTCCCACGCGCCCGTGTTTCCCGCTAGGCTAGACCCGATCGAAtcatctttctttctaccgGTAATGGACTCACGGCCACGATGACCGTCCACTCTGGAAAGCGCAAGTCCGACGCGCTGGATCTGACGGGCGACTCCGACGATGATGCATCTGGACACCATGCGCCCAAAACCAGCCGCACGGGCCCATCTTCATTGAACCCGCAGAGCATCAGCACCGCGCAGCGATTCGGCGAAAGCGCGGATTATATTCCCCTGAATCAGCTTTCGCAGGTCATTGGCGcggacgaggacgatgcTCAAGCCACAGACCTGGTCCAGAGTAGCCAAGAGGTTGATGAATCCTCGCTTGCCAATTTCGTTCTCTACGGTACCTCGCTCCCCCTGACATCACATATTTGAAGACTAACCGTGCTGGCAGGCCTTCTGAATGCAAAGATTGTCGGTGTCCGTTTCTACAATGGATATGCCAACCCGGGAGAGCATGTCACGCTCAAGCGGGAGCCTACTAACCCGTACGACCGCAATGCCATTCGGGTCGACAACGTCATGGGCATGCAGATCGGTCACATTCCGAAGACTATAGCCGCAAAGCTGGCCAAATACATGGCATGATGATCCTACAACTATCACTTCTCCCGATAATGGCTGACTTGCATTTTGTAGGATGCCAGGGATCTTCTGATCGAAGGCGTGTTAACTGGCCATATCGGCGCATTTGATTGCCCGATTGCGTTGAAACTCTTTGGCACCAATGATCCCGTCCAACGAGCTGGGCTCAAAGCCCAGATGAAAGCGGATAGACTCCCTCTCACTGAGATCAACGGCCGAGAGCGCGACGAACACCAGCGGGAAAAGAAGCTCGAAAAAGAGCGGAAAgatgccgagaagaaggctcGTGCCATGGCTCTTGGTAAGGCGGCAGCACAGTGGCAGGCTTCAGACAACCCCATGTTTTCCAACCTATCCGCTCCAACCGGCACTGGCGAAGAGGGTGAGAGCTTGGAAGAACTTCTCAGCCAGAGTAGCAGTTTCAATCCAAGAGATGTGGGTAAGGTGGTGGAGAACTTTGGTCAGAAGGAAACCGAGTTAGAGAAGATGCCCATGGTCGATACACCGGCTGGTCTGGCTACTCAGTTGCTGCCATATCAGCGTCAGGGACTCGCCTGGATGATCAGTAAAGAGTCTCCGAATCTTCCTGCCGCCAATTCCGAAGATATCGTGCAGCTCTGGAAGCGGGAAGGAAAGATGTTAACTAATGTCGCGACCAACTACTCCACATCCACTCCACCTCCCCTTGCGAGCGGTGGTATCCTGGCTGATGATATGGGGCTGGGCAAGACTATCCAGATTATCTCATTGATTCTTGCCAATGCCCAACCTCGGACTTCCAACTCGTGCAAGACTACTTTGATCATCGCCCCGGTCGGTGTCATGAGCAATTGGAGAAACCAAATCCAAGATCACACCCGCAGTGAAACCGCTCCCCGTGTCTTGATCTACCATGGCTCTGGCAAAAAGGAGGCTGCGAATTTGAGCCAGTATGATGTTGTGGTCACGAGCTACGGTGCTCTAATTAAGGATTTTAACCAGGACGCGAAGACAATGCCTAAAACAGGCATATTTTCCGTCCACTGGCGTCGTGTGGTGCTCGATGAAGGCCACACGATTCGTAACCCTCGGTCGCAGGGTGCTCTCGCTGCGTGCGGCTTGCGTGCAGACTCGCGCTGGACGCTGACTGGCACCCCGATCATCAACACACTCAAGGACCTGTACTCCCAGGTGCGATTCCTCGGTCTTACCGGTGGTTTGGAAGACATGGCAGTATTCAATAGCGTCTTGATTCGCCCTCTTACAGCCGGAGAACCCGAAGCTCGGCTGCTTCTCGAAGCTTTGATGGGCACTATTTGCCTGCGGCGAAGGAAGGACATGAATTTCATCAATTTGCGTCTTCCCGAGATGACATCTCGGGTCCTTCGCGTCAAATTCCAGGCTCATGAACAGGAGAAGTACAACGCGCTCCAGTACGTCTTACAGGCCTTTTCTCTGCCCTTGGGAATCTGCGTGCTAACTTCAATCTCAGGGACGAGGCAAAAGGTGCTCTTCTGGAGTTCAAGGACAAAGAAGGGAAGTATTCTCACCTTCTTGAGGTCATTCTCCGGCTGCGTCAAGTTTGCAACCACTGGGCCCTCTGCAAGAACCGGATTGATAAGCTCATGGACACGCTTGACGAACACAAACTTGTTCCTCTGACCCCAGAAAACGTCAAGGCACTCAAAGACATGCTGCAACTTCAAATCGAGAGCCAGGAAGTGTGTGCCATCTGTCTTGACAATTTTGAGCAGCCAGTGATCACAGCTTGCGCCCATTCCTACTGCCGAGGGTGCATCGAACAGGTTATCGATCGACAGCGGAAGTGTCCGCTCTGCCGTGCCGATATCAACGACACTTCCACTCTGGTTTCCCCCGCTGTCGACCTCGGCGAAGATAACAATGAGGTTGACGTTGACCCCAACGACCCCAGCAGTAAAATCGAAGCCCTCGTCAAGATTCTGACGGCCCAGGGCCAGGCACCTGGTACCAAGAGCGTGGTCTTCAGCCAGTGGACGTCATTCCTTGACCTCGTCGAGCCTCATCTCGAGCAACGCGGCATCAAATTCGCCCGCATCGACGGCAAGATGACATCTGTGAAACGCGACAATTCTACAGAAGTATTCTCCAACGACCCTTCTTGCACCGTGCTCCTCGCCAGTCTGAGCGTCTGCAGCGTCGGCTTGAATCTAGTCGCAGCCAACCAGGCCATCTTGGCCGACAGCTGGTGGGCGCCTGCCATTGAAGACCAAGCTGTGGACCGTGTCTACCGTCTTGGACAGAAGCGCGAAACTACCGTCTGGCGTCTTGTCATGGAGGACTCCGTCGAGGAGCGTGTGCTGGATGTCCAGGAACGGAAGCGCAGTCTCATGTTGGCTGCTTTCCGGGAGacggggaagaaaaaggcggAGGATCGAGCTACTCGGATTGCGGATCTTGAGAGCTTGCTGGGTTGATTCTTATGCTGTGTATTTGATGGGGTTTTGATATCTGTGGTGCGCTTTGCTTTGTATTTCTATGCACATGTCTTATTACCCTCTTTCTTGTATCCTGATACTTTGTTTCCACCAAATATCCCTGCATTTCGCCTTGACTTGTATGATTAGTTTCATTTGTTGATTCTTACAATCCCTTGCTGTGTTCAAATCTAAACCTTTTTCTTGCTGCAGGCGTAACCTATTTCTCTGAATCCCTAGCAAGAATTCTACACTACGGTTATACCTGCATGCTACCAAAGAACCAACAGACACCACGCATCATAGATCATACGTTCATTGATGAAGTGATACATGAAGAATCTGAATCCATCCACAGGCAAGATCCTGCGAATCGACAAGcagaaaagcaaaaaaaggaaaagagatAGGTATCTAATCATACATTCGCAAGGGGTATCATCTTAACATCAAAGcaacaggaagaaaaaaaaaaaaaagaaagaaaaaggcaaaagGCAAGACCGGTCACCAAAGTCGTGAATGCAGCTTGAAAAGCGCAAGATGAACAAAGTCATTTAGTGGAtttggccttcttcgtcactcatctccatcggcgCCGACTGAACCGATGCGTCCCTCCCATGGCGGCCGAGGGGGAGGGGTGGCTTTCCGGGCTAAGTGGGGTTTAAAACCAGAGCCAAGGCGGCCAGCGGGCCCTAGCTGGTGCTTGCAGGCCGCGGGGGCAGAGCGTGGGCGCCGGCTTGCAGCTGGTATGGATTCTGCGAGGCGGGCCGGGCCACCGTCTGTGCCAGTGTGGCGGGTGATCTGGGGAAGCCaggcggcgagatcgggCTACCCGAGGTCTGATCTTGACCCAGGGGAGACGGACCGATATTGTGCCCACTGGGAGGAACAACAGGAACAACAGGAGACTGAGCCGTCTGCATCATCTGTAGTGCCTGcggcatcgtcatcatcatgccaCGCTCCATGAGTTGTTTCTGTTGAtaggcgatgatggccaaTTGTAGCTGAGCATCTTGTCTGACAGTCTGCTCGATAGGGTCATCTTTCCTAGTCAAGTCTGCCATTATCTGAGTTCGGTTCTGCTGAAGATTTTGCAGATACTGTCTCTGCCGCTGGAGTTGCTCGTGCGCCGGCGTCGCTTGACGCCTTTTTTGCTCCTCCATGGCTGCTGCCTGTTGCCGTCGCTTGTACTCAACCGGATCATTTCGCCGAATTTGTTCCAATTCCAATTCTTTCGCCACGCTCTGGCGTTCCTCTTCGGTGAGGCGgtcgttctcgtcgtccagaTAATCAGTTAGGGAAACCTGCACGATTGCCTCGCTCAGGCTGCTGGTGATAATTTTGTCCAGAATATTTGGGTCTTTGCCGAACATGGAAGAAAACCCCTGGCGCGGATTTTCCTTCACTGGGAACATGTACACGGCCGCGTTACTAGAGGAGTCGCGCACCATGTTTTTCTGGTCCACGACTCGAGTAGCAAGTTGAGTTTTGAAGCGCGACCGGTTCCAGACAACCTCCTCAAAAGTTCCGCTTGAAAGGAAGCGATAGACAAAGACGCACTTCTTCTGTCCAAGACGATATGCGCGTCCGATGGCTTGCTGCTCCCAGACTGGAGTGAAGGCAAAGTCAAAGATTACCACGCGGTTTGCCCCAAATATGTTCAGTCCAAGACCACCGGCACGGGTCGAGATCAAATATATTTGATGTTTATCGCTCTCGTTGAATTCCTGCGTGGCTTCCTGTCGTGCGGCGACTGGTGTCCGTCCGTCCAAGCGGCAATAGCTTCGATTCGCTTTGTCCATGTGTTTCGCCAGAAAATTCATGGTAGGAATACTGTGAGTGAAGACCAAGACCTTGTCGCCAGCTTTATAAGACTCTTCAAGGATTTTGTCGAGTAAAAGGGCTCGATTGGACAGAGACGGATCTTGAAGGTCAGGAACGGAGTTGAGAAGCCGAAATAGCCGGGCAAGTACAGGGGGTGGGAGCTTGGGGTCTCTTAAAACCCCCTCAAGCCCGGGAATGATTTCCCTATCTGCACTTGGGATGGCTCTATTCATGAGTTTTTCCCGGAAAGCGTACGGGTGGTTGCAGAGGATCTGCAGAAGACCAATCCACTCCCAAAGTTGGGTATTTGGCATCTCACCGTCTTTCATCACAGCATCCACGTAGGCATTGTAAATCTCTTTTTGCAAGGGCGTCAAGGGCACAGCAATGAGAAATTCGGTCTTGGGAGGAACATCTGCCGCGATCGCAGAAACATCGGCGCGGTCGACCTTAGGAGCTAGTATCCCGTTCAGCACTTTCAGTTTCATGAGACCCCTTCTCCGTTGGCTCCGAGTACTGTCGATGTCAAGTCCTGTCACGATTGGTTCCATATAGACATGCCTGAAGGTCGCAGGGTCATCCAAATAGCCCGGTGCAATCCAGTCAACCGCGTAGTAATATTCCTCGAGGCAATTGGAAAGGGGAGAACCGGTCATAGCAATGCGGCTCTTGGTCCTGAAGGTGCTAGTGGCCTGAGCGACTCCACTTCCCggattcttcatcttgtGCGCTTCGTCAGCCACGACGATGTTCGGTGTATTGATCAAATAatccttgatctcttcatgaacctcgtcggcgagagGTTTCGCCCTTGCCttggtttctttgttctGGACCAGCTGCCGAAGGATATCGTAGCTAATGATAAGCAcgccgccttcttcaccccaaGCTCGTATCGTTTCAATTCGCCTGTTAAAGTCTCCGTAATGTTTCGTGATGTCGATAGACCTGACTGTACCGAGATGGCTGTCTGTCGAGGTCCATAACATAAACTCTTGACGCCAGTTATGTATCAATGAAGACGGACATATGACTAGCGTCTGAGAATGACGAAGCCTAACGGGAACCTGATTGCGGATATCGGGGTTCTCTGacgccgcagcagctgcgaTGGTGACGAGAAGGGATAT is part of the Penicillium psychrofluorescens genome assembly, chromosome: 4 genome and encodes:
- a CDS encoding uncharacterized protein (ID:PFLUO_006071-T1.cds;~source:funannotate), coding for MADPHRPYWEIVQNHERKLDALLEKGIYKPVFLYHAVIFNILPWIGLVIPRHIQYARPLIFTICLALAADVFSSRRALLGANGYMVGLLTAWWLVWSTILVAFSDLEHDFQRIERWSVGDVQSHGSAQCMSLTKVEGNPEEDQDCLLLDREVHAHDQSNGGTVVKQTSKTPNTKAIASSARQIDQFHWQSYPQHLGHRIEWCAGLLFNLRGPEWNWRAPHLGPLPPSVHAQLHPGFDSNKLKASDATYTTAKQCLQSALFTCLKTYLLLDILKVLMMRDPYFRGTAPPDSPPPFPFHHFALHPLLTRAYHLVLSCLGVFVALNFVTSFNPLIFLGLSLAFPNASQALTAAPLNVPWLYGDTFGPFISPILDHGLTGCWGRWWHQLFRYGFTAAANWLLSLLPEQWTAHAQIRHMAHVVVAFSLSGFVHACGSYTQLPNTRPVSGTMLFFCMQSVAVIAERVFKTSILPKLPLRAAPRSLKRAANAIFVFCWLLFSGAFIADDFARGGLWLMEPVPVSPLRGLGLANGEGWWCWRRPWFRYWSDGSYWGSGVRVM
- a CDS encoding uncharacterized protein (ID:PFLUO_006072-T1.cds;~source:funannotate); the protein is MTVHSGKRKSDALDLTGDSDDDASGHHAPKTSRTGPSSLNPQSISTAQRFGESADYIPLNQLSQVIGADEDDAQATDLVQSSQEVDESSLANFVLYGLLNAKIVGVRFYNGYANPGEHVTLKREPTNPYDRNAIRVDNVMGMQIGHIPKTIAAKLAKYMDARDLLIEGVLTGHIGAFDCPIALKLFGTNDPVQRAGLKAQMKADRLPLTEINGRERDEHQREKKLEKERKDAEKKARAMALGKAAAQWQASDNPMFSNLSAPTGTGEEGESLEELLSQSSSFNPRDVGKVVENFGQKETELEKMPMVDTPAGLATQLLPYQRQGLAWMISKESPNLPAANSEDIVQLWKREGKMLTNVATNYSTSTPPPLASGGILADDMGLGKTIQIISLILANAQPRTSNSCKTTLIIAPVGVMSNWRNQIQDHTRSETAPRVLIYHGSGKKEAANLSQYDVVVTSYGALIKDFNQDAKTMPKTGIFSVHWRRVVLDEGHTIRNPRSQGALAACGLRADSRWTLTGTPIINTLKDLYSQVRFLGLTGGLEDMAVFNSVLIRPLTAGEPEARLLLEALMGTICLRRRKDMNFINLRLPEMTSRVLRVKFQAHEQEKYNALQDEAKGALLEFKDKEGKYSHLLEVILRLRQVCNHWALCKNRIDKLMDTLDEHKLVPLTPENVKALKDMLQLQIESQEVCAICLDNFEQPVITACAHSYCRGCIEQVIDRQRKCPLCRADINDTSTLVSPAVDLGEDNNEVDVDPNDPSSKIEALVKILTAQGQAPGTKSVVFSQWTSFLDLVEPHLEQRGIKFARIDGKMTSVKRDNSTEVFSNDPSCTVLLASLSVCSVGLNLVAANQAILADSWWAPAIEDQAVDRVYRLGQKRETTVWRLVMEDSVEERVLDVQERKRSLMLAAFRETGKKKAEDRATRIADLESLLG